A segment of the Orcinus orca chromosome 4, mOrcOrc1.1, whole genome shotgun sequence genome:
CGGACTACAGAGAGGCTTGAGAAGACAAAGCAGTAAGGTAGGGAGGATGGGAAAGGAAGCTGTTTAGAAGGTACCATCAACAGGACTTGGTAAGAGACTGGATATAGGAAGCAAAGGGTCTAGAACGGCCTTCACGCGGTGTCATTTGTTAAGCTAAGAGGAATAGATTTTCGAGAGAGGAGAGTTCCATTGGACACTCAGGAGGAAACAGCCGGCAGGTAATTAAACCCATCTTTCAGTCTAGCCTAGAACAATAGATTTGGTAGTAAAAACCACATGcgtggatgaggttatctaacAGTTACGTTGAAGCAAAATCGTAATAGTAAATATAACTACGAGGAAAAGAGCCCCATGGTAAGTACTACCTTTGAATGGGAAAGCTGAAGGAAAACGAAGTGGACTAAGAAAGTAGAGTTGGTCAGGCAGGAAGTAAACCAGAAAGAGGGTGTCACGGGAAATCAAAGGGGAATTTTACGACGTAGGCTGATCACATGAAAAAAGGAAGCATCTGTTTGATGTGACTGTTGGGTTGCTGGAGACCCCAGTGGGAATTGTTTCTAAGCAGAACTGACTGCAAGCTTCTGAAGAATATGGGCTGTTGGAACAAGGCAGCCAAGGAGGTGTGAAAGGGGAGAAGATGGTGAGTACAGGAGGGAGGCACACCTGCCTCCTTCCCGAGACGGCCGTTTGTTAAGGATGGAGGCTGGAATACGCAGATGCTCTTGCAGCAAGGGGTCCAGAAACGGAGTTCACAGCTCGTGACCTCAGTGTTCTCTCTGTAGAGGTATACTGGCCATTTGGTAAGCAGGGTGGTGGCGAAAAGGCTGGGACTGCTGCTGGAAGGCGACCCGAGGAATAAACGGGCTGACTGCTGATCACTGTTCAAAAGCCTGCCCAGACTGGAAAATGCAGCCGCATCAAGTCATTGTTATGTGGTTCTTCTCTGATACGCTGGACACAAAAAGCAAATGTAAGTTACAATGACTCACAGTTGGAAGGGTTCCGATTAAATGCCTGCCATACCGCTGCTAAGTCCAATCAGAAGAAACACTGATCGCTATATACTGTCCACATGTGTTTCTAAATATAGACCTTAGGTGAACTTACGCTGAAAGAGACACACAGAAATTTTTCAGGTTAGAGTGGTGGAGGTAGGTAAGTAGCCTTGACGTAACCTAATTAAAACCAGTCAGTAGTACAGCACAGGCAGAAAGAACTgctcatttaaaatgtttcattagtTATCCTCCATGTGGTTTAGATTCGTAGCAAACACGTTATTACCAAAATCCATAAATGTCCAGGTGCCTAAAATGCTCGGCATTTGGGGAGGGGTGTAGGCAGGACACAAGTTACAACCTTTGCCCTAGAAGAGGATTATGGGGGACGTAACTCAATGAAACTTCAGTGCAATAAAGACAATACAGTTAAGCGTCAAGGCATGTGATACAGATTTTGAAAgctgaaatatttaggaaatgtttttaaaggagGTAGAATTTGAGATTAACCCCCAGACGGGATAAGAATCAAGTGAGTTCTTCTCTGAGCTTTTATTAAAAGGTACCATCAGGTATGTTTATGGAAAAGATAAAAGGTTACAAAGGGAGCTGTTATAAAAATCTCTGTCGACCTAAGTAGTGTCTGACCAAAAGCGCAATTAAAGGCCACAAAATATTAAGTGTCGGTTTACTTAAATTTCtaaaagatgtaaaaatagaCAACTTTTCTTTGTAGTAGAAAGAGCATTAAAGTGTGGAGTCACAGGACCTAGTTTGGTGTGAAATTACGTTCCTCTGGTCCCTCCACTTCCTAATTTGTACAAGGGCTCGAGTATTATTCGTTCTTCCTCACCCTCAAAAGGTCTGAATGAGAAACAAATGGTCtgatttgaaatataaattaagtgtggccaacattaaaataataaattcattatGTAAGTAGAACATTATAATAATTACATGATAGTAATTAGAAAGGAAGTGGAAACATGCAGATGACTTGCTAAATATTAATGtaatggaacaaaacagaagtagaattTCTTCACGCAGTAAGTTGGGAAGGAGAAATAGGACTTCTGTTACTTTGTCACTAAAACAGTATGCTTATAGTAGCTTTTGAATATTGTTATAAATACCACCAGAGACGAGATAAATTTCATTTCTATATTTCAGAAAACCTACTTGAATACACTTTGAAACAAGAGTACAACAAAATAGAATATACTTCAAATGTTGAATATACAAACTATTATAGTTCAAATCTGAACACTGGTACTTTCCCCTTaaacttcaactaaaaaaaaaaaaaaaaagaaaggaagaaagaaaacgcCAGGCATTAGAGCTACCTGACAAAAATTCATGCTGAGCCTTAACTTCCAAGTGACAGTAGAACTGAAACGGATTATGTCTGCGCAGATGCCAGGGCGAAGTGAGTGACACAGGCACGTTTACAGCAAAAGGAAGGCCAGAGCCAACTGTTAATTTGTCCACAATTAAGAAACTGACAGACTTAAACTACCATATAAAATGTTACATGTATATTCTATAACAATACTGTGCTAGgtacaagatttttaaaatttttcttttaataaaaaagcTTTACACAAACAAGCCATTAGCTTATTTCAATAAAGAAAACCGAAAATTAGTCTAAGGCCTTTGTTTTCAGCTTAAGctatatgataaaaaaaaaaaaaaaaaaaaatcgcactAGATCGTTTTTGCTCTCTTTCTGAAGCTTTTGGATCCATTCTTCAATTCACATTCTAAAATACCTATATTAGCAGTCTTCACATAGCACCAGTTAAGTGAGTTCTGTGTGAACACAGTAATAATTGCTGGTATGCATATAAAATGCATCAAAAATTGCTATATGTAACAATGAGATCACCCATCCCAATCCCTCCCCACTGAAAACTATATAACCTCTTACAGAATGTTAGTGTTCCAAGTCTTAGTGTAACTTGATATTGTAGTGAGTTGCTTGGTCCCTTTCAATCCTTCTTCTTATTGACGGGTTCAGTTGTTTCCTACTGTAAGAGGCAGTTTTCTGTCAGCGTCTCAACATGTAGTTCACTTCCCACTGAAACATGGGATAGGTAATTTACTTCCAGTAAGTTTGATTGTTTTCTTATATGCATTACAAATGTTTTAAAGTCTTCTGACTTCTCTTGATGACATCCTTGCAAATGCTTAATGTCAGGACTAGCACTAACATTCTAGCGCCCACGGGAGAGCTGCTCTTTTATTTCTCACATGTCACCAGTCCCTCCGTTTTCATAGTTACGGGAAGGGCAAGAGCTGAAGGCGCACTGACAACCACTACGTGGGTCACTGTCTTATTTCCATCGGCCGGTTTTTCTTCCTGTACCAGCTGCAAAGTTTTCACATCATGTTCCTGCTTTTTGGCCACTGCTTCCGATTTAATCTCTGGCCCTTTTATGACGGCGCTGATAACTCGGGGAGGAGTCTGGCCAGATGCCTGCTGAGGCGGCACTGCCAGCCTCATGACAGGCGCGCCGTGGGCTATTGAAACCGGGGTGAGCGCTCTCACCGCCAGTGGCGTTCCAACAATGTTAATGCTTCCTGACCCAGGCAGGTTTGATTTCGTCTGCAGCTGACACTGTGCGAGCTGTGTGGCTGGGATGGTAATGATTTTGGCAGGCTGCATGGTGATTTTGTCTGCATTTTCAGTGGAGGCTGGCATCACAGTAGGGATCGTCTGAATCACTACCTTCGGAGAGGCCGCTGTTGTTGGGCTACTGCTGGTTATCAGTGGTGCACCTGCATTAACTGACTGAACGGCCACAGTTGAGATTTTCTGCCCCAACGATGTCATTACAACAGGCACTTGCATTGCCACACGAACTGTCCTAGTAGAGgtgaaaaataaagttgattaTATTTCATGTTAAACTATAAAATAGGCCTCTTGAGCAAAAAGATGAATGCAGATCCCAAACATATAAAACTAGTGCTCCCAAATTTTACAAATGTACCGAAAACCCCTTAAGTTTAGAGTATGAAATACCATGATacgaatatattttaaaaactaaagcctagggcttccctggtggcgcagtggttgagagtccgcctgccgaggcaggggacacgggttcatgccccggtccgggaggatcccacatgccgcggagcggctgggcccgtgagccacagctactgagcctgcgtgtttagagcctgtgctctgcaacgggagaggccacaacagtgagaggcccgcgcaccgcgatgaagagtggcctccgctcgccgcaactagagaaagccctcgcacagaaacgaagacccaacacagccaaaaataaataaacgaacGAACAAACAAACTAAAGCCTACGTTAAATTCCATCCGTAAGACCCTAAAAATCCATTCAGGTTAGAGGAGACATCTACttcgacaacaacaacaaaatacatttaaaagtgcCAAGCACTTTTCAAAGTCCTGACAACAGTGAGTTCTTAgaatgcaaatattaaaaaaaggaacatatcATTTCTGCCAAagagttttctaaaaattaaacccGTTGCAACTAATGGTTTCCCTCACTTACCTTGGAGCTGCTGTTGCTGATACAGATGCGGTAGTAGTAGGAGACCTGGACGAAGCATCATGACCAGGGGGAGTGATGTTCACAACTCTAGCTACACCCTTCTCTGCTTTGGAGCAGTTTAGAGGAGATGAGTTTTTCCCACCACGCACAGAAGCTGCTGCTTTCAAGAGACTTTCTGCAGACAGTGACACTCGTTCTAATGACTTTTCATCAGCAGCTGCTGCTAAATCCTCATTGCAGGTTTCACTTTTGTCATCGTCTATGACCACTATGTTCTTGGGCATATCCTTGAACTGATATACAAGCCTCTGTCCTTCAACCTTTGCGAGAAtacccctttggtaataatatcTGTCAGGAAAAAGTACTAAATAAATCAAGTATATTACATTTGttctccccacctccctaccCCCCAACAAAAACACCATGTAGAAGAGATGCTAACAGAAACATTCACTGATTCTAGTAAGAGATGAGGAGGAACTCACACTGCCTGGATTGTTCAAAAGGCTAAGAATTTGAAGtgggaatgaaattagaacctgGTGCCACCGGTCTTATATAACCTTGAGATCTGTAAAGTAGCTAAAAGCTCATTCTTAAAGGAAGTAATTTAACCTAAATACAGAATATACTACTGTACAGCTGGCCCTCCACATCCCTGGGTTCCTCATCCATGGATTTAACTAACCCATGGATCAAAAATACTCGGGGAAAAAAGAATTCCACCGaacagcaaaacttgaatttgccacgtgACAGCAACTATTTCCACAGCATTTACCCTGTGTTAGGTATTACgtgtaatctagagatgatttcaaGTACACAGGGGATGCAGGTGGGTTATAGGCAAGCACTATCCCCACTTCCAAAGGGATTTGGGCATCCATGGAGTTTGGTATCTgcggggggtcctggaaccaatccccctcaGATACTGAGGGACGACTGTATTTTACAGACACTGGTAAAACTTTAGTTCTGATTTACATAGGTTATAAAAACAATCTGATGTTACGTGGAAAAATTACCTAAGCCATGCTTCGTAGAAGTGAATCTGTGGTGTATATGAATACTGTCGCTAAACTATGTTCATTTACAAAATACCCTTCATTAGAATAAGCCACGTGCATAACAGAGTTATGTGGGTTCCTCCAACTGACAAAACTTAAGAGAAAGTTTCATATCAAGATAAATCCATTATAATAAGTTTGcaggaactaaagagcaaattcACAATTTGGAAACTGTATTTTGTTTGGGTTTAATTTTCTGAAAGGTGCACATTTCCCACAAAAATGGATTTTCCAATGGTGTTGAAATTTTAGCCGTCTAGACCAAACTCCTGTCTCCCCACCTGCCTCCAAATACAAGAAGCTCCTCTAGAAAATCCCCCCCCAAATTACAAGCTGTAACAAATAAGGGATTTTAACAGCTTCTCTTTAAATAGTTAATAGACAATATTAAGAGACATGTAAGTTTTGTTTGAAAACTCTTTCTTTTGGGTTCTTACCTCAGAGCTCGTCCCATAGTTTCATAGTTCATGTCTGGCTTGTTCTTATGCTTTCCCCAAAGCTTAGAGACAGCCTTTGAATCCACAAGCTTGAATATGCCTTTTTCTCTCTGAGTCCACTTAATATACCGGGGACAAGTATTTTTATCTTGAAGTAGATCTAAAAGAAACTCCCACAAATAGGTTGTGTTTCCTTTGAAAACAATCACAGACATTGATTAACGATTCATTAACataattaaaagcaaatatttacttatgctggataaaaaatcaattaatttacCACTGGTGAAGCACAAGTGTACTGAGAGTCTGTCATGAAATACTTGACTAGATCGGCAATCATTTGTACAGTGTCAAATTGTGTTGTCTAGTAAATAACAACAATTCAAGAAATAAACAACAGTTTGAAACAATATAAGCTATAACACAAGGCCAGGCACAGTTATATTTCAAATGAATGATAGAAAATAATGTCTGAGATTTCAGGAGTGAAAATAAAGCGGATTGTTAAGGCATTATCAAGTCTTGGAAGATGGCTAAGATTTGcatagaaggaaaggaaggactcTGGGTAGGTAAAAGAAGAAACTTAGTCCCAAAGAGAAGAGAGCatcactcttttcttttcttggaagGCTGGGGAAGAGTAGTGGGCAGTGGTTACGAGAAGACCAGAAGACTAAAACCAGGctgctgttttccttttattccctttgTAAGCCTCTAGGTGCAGAGGTTCTTAAATTGATGAAAGAAGAAGAGAGTCCCGAGAAGAGGATCAGAATACATATGCCACCAGGGAGCCACCAGGTCATCTCCAGGCTCCTACTCAATAACCCTTTACTAGCCTCAAATCCAGATCCAAGTTACGGGCTACATGAGAAGAACCTCGAAGGTGGGAGGCTTCCACATCAAGCCACTGCTACTAGTCAATCGAAACGCTGATGTTTTTTCTCCTCTAGCTTTTCATTTTCATCCTGTATTTCCCTGAAAATTCAGTCAATCCATTAACCCATAGTTGAGCCCCGTGTGCATCtcttgactttaaaaaattaaccttcAACTTTACAATGCGATTTGTATCTCTTCAACTTTCCTATGTTACATTTGTACATCAGCATCCATACCTAAAAACTCTTAGTATTAAACCGTGCGTAACTTCCAACTACATAACTCTCAACTGAATCAAGATATGTATCTggggcatttttattttatgacctAAAGATTATAAGAACTTATTCTGGAAGAAATTTTTGTACAACAGACAatgccttgcacacagtagggATCTGAGTACTTCTGTGTCTACTGAATTAATCAGACTCATCAACATTCTTTAGGTTGTCTTTAAATGCTTCGCCCCAGTTCCCATCCCCAAGTTAAAATTAACAATTCTATTTCTGGTTTTAAGGAAAACAGAATTCGAAAGGGAAGCCTTCTTTATCAGACAAGGTAGTTTACTAAGTCTATGCAGACATTATCGTCAtaattttgcagaagaggaaacactGCCTGGATTTTTAATCCAGGGATGACTGTAATCACTTTAATCTTCACATTTCAACAGGCTGCCAGGCTGCCTGGCTGCCTCAAGTTTAATCAtacaaaactgaaattttaatgaaAGGTGATTTTTGACTGGTAAAAATAGGTGAtcacaaaatttttttccagttttaaacATAAGGTCTTTGAATACAAGAGACACCACTGATGatgggaataattttttaaaaagtagtaactgggacctccctggtggcgcagtggttaagaatccccctgccaatgcaagggacacaggttcgaaccctggtctgggaagatcccacacgccgtggagcaactaagcccgtgcgccacaactactgagcctgcactctagagcctgcgagccacaactactgaggcccgcacacctagagccggtgctccgcaacaagagaagccaccgcaatgagaagcccacgcgctgcaactagagaaagcccgcgcacagcaacgaagacccaatgcagccaaaaataaataaaataagtaaataattttttaaagtaataattgtaTATTTACAGTTCAACTTTGTAATACTACTATCATGtaagttttaaagttttcaatataaattaaaagataaaacctAAGATACCAGAAATGTAAAACAACcaaagacacagaagaaaataaaagtatcctAAATCTGTCCCAAATTGAATAAACAATTCCTAAATAAATAAGGGTTTACTGtaactggatttttctttttctttttttgtctaaaTTTCTTGGTAGGCTTactagacttaatttttttttttactagagatttaatttttgctttaattatttaaaatgagatataTCAGACTACCTGTTGAGGATGGAATAAATTTGAATACACGAATCCAAAATGTATCCAACTATTGAAAACATTCATGGAAGTGGTAAAATTTTGGTTATCAGAACACACCTAAAACCCTTACTAAGATCACTTGAAATCAACTTACACAACAAATTATGACAGCAGAGAATGCAGAAGGCTTATGCTATTTTTGTGCTTAATGAGAATATACAAACTCTAAAGCAAACATGTTAAATTTTTGTTCTAAGATCCTTACTGACATGACTGAAATCTGCTGGTTGGAAAACTAAATTCACCTTGCATTGAATCAGTTAAGAAACGCTAAATTCACCTTGCTTCTATCAGTTAAGAGAGTATGGAGAAATGAAGTCTTAGTTTTGTAAACCTTCTTCAATTCTAAGTGACTCTCCATGAGGATGCCTGCCGTTATCCTCCAGAACCACAGCTCTTCATACAGCTGTGTATCAGATTGCAGGTAGGGCCTTTTCCAAATTCAAACGCTTGCCCACCTCCACTCCCTGCAGTTTTATCTCAGTGGGGTAAGGACCACGCATAGATAGTTTGAAAAAGCTCCACGTGTGATGCTCCTACAGCCCTGATTAAGAACTGCTACCAAAGACAGTACTCTCACGTGTGCAGGTACTAGAAGTGATTTTCCTACAAATGTACTTGACTAAGAAAAACAGCATCTCACCTACAAAACAGACCTCCCCAAAttaccttttccttctctgggcttctTCTTTATGCCTAACTCAGGAGACCCATTGGAAATTGGCGACTGCTGGGTCTTTGGTTTACGGCCAACTGGAAATAAAAGATATTGAAACCACAcgttgaaaacaggaaaaagaagcaTGATAGCAGGCTTTCTGATAACACATTATTCATGAAACTGGATACTAATCTATGGATTAATATATTCAGTGTATATAAAAGTTGCttttaaaagaacatgaaaagcacTTCTGCAATTTTAGATTACAGCAGTTAGTGGATAGTAATGTCAATGTACATGGCAAGTCAGGCACTACTAACCCATTATTTACATGGTCAGAGCCTCAATTTGCTAACCTTTTCCAATAATGTAGCAATGGAAACAAATTCTAGTAcaaacttttgttttctgttctacAGAATTGTTAGAAAAAGCTTTACCTACCGATTGCAGAGGATCTGATAATCTGCGAAGCCCTTTGAGCTCAAATgaggaaaagtaaaaaatattattttaaacactCTCTACTGCTCTGAGCCAATCAATTCACCAGAATTTCAGCATAAATTTCCCCACCTCAACGTGCAGGTACATTATAAGgataaaaaaatcttccaagcGATTACTTCGTAGGTCTAGTAGATGTCTGCGCCCTTCCTTTTGTCTCCCCTCACTTCTGCCGTAAGGCTCTCTCAGAGAGACTAGCATCCACAATGAACAGAAAAGCAAGAGCTATACTTCTCTACAGTAAAGAAAGCTTAAGCCTGAAATGTGTTGTATTCAACCCTCAGCCCTGACGGATGAATGCTGGCAGGTGAGGGGAAGCCTCAAGAAAGAGACTGGGAATATTACATATACTATTACTGATTTGGTGATCTGTCCTAACATCTGGGATTTCTGATGTCTCTGCTCTTCATTAGCAAGGATTATCTAGAGCTAAATTAAAGTGCCTTAATTTATATGTCAAAAAGCATAGTTATCATATTCTAGGATTAGAATAGGATTTCATTAAGATGTATgctttggcaaaaattaaaacaaagtttaCTGGTCTCCCTTGTTAAAACAGAGCTTAATTTCTCAATTTAAATAATACTTATATGTACGAATCAGTCAGTTAATAAGACTGACGTCTTCACTGTCTCCTAAATTCAATCACAAAAGCCCAACTTCCTTAAAGGAAAGGTTAGCCCCAAAAGGCCTATTTTCTTATAAAGCAGCATTTCCCAAATGGTATTACATGAGAAATAGGTTATTCATCAGTAGGAAAAACGGTTTACAGTCAAATTAACTTTTAGAACTGCACGCTGTCTTCTCTTGGAGATTTACAACGCACGTTAGTATATTAAAGGCTCTGGAAATAAAAAGCAGCCTCTACTATTAAAAAATACCTACCTAACTTTGTATGTCCCAAAGGTACTTAACCACAAATGAATAATTAACGATGttgcatgtaatttttaaattgtcattcATTAAGACCACCTATTTTCAAATACGTAATAAGATTAGTATTAAATTGGCCAATTATTTCCTGGTTTATACCGTACCACCCCATAGGCAGATCAACCTGTTTATCTAGAGGTCTTGGTTCCCTAAATGATCTCAgcttttcatagtcttttccctcttcatttaaatctaaaattttcttaagtattttgtAATAGCTTCCATAAGATACAACCAGCCGAAGGCTATAGAGGGCAGTGGGTAAACAGGGCTATTtatatgtattccttttgtttctaaaCATTTACAGCAGGAAGTAATTCTTCCTTCTAAACTCTCTCATTCATGCCTTTCTCAAATACATATTATCTATATTGTAAGAGGGAAG
Coding sequences within it:
- the ELF2 gene encoding ETS-related transcription factor Elf-2 isoform X2, coding for MTSAVVDSGGSVLELSSSGVENQEESGKVSEYPAVIVEPVPSARLEQGYAAQVLVYDDETYMMQDVAEEQEVETENVETVEASVHSSNAHCTDKTIEAAEALLHMESPTCLRDSRSPEFIHAAMRPDVITETVVEVSTEESEPMDTSPLPTSPDSHEPMKKKKAQRASQIIRSSAIVGRKPKTQQSPISNGSPELGIKKKPREGKGNTTYLWEFLLDLLQDKNTCPRYIKWTQREKGIFKLVDSKAVSKLWGKHKNKPDMNYETMGRALRYYYQRGILAKVEGQRLVYQFKDMPKNIVVIDDDKSETCNEDLAAAADEKSLERVSLSAESLLKAAASVRGGKNSSPLNCSKAEKGVARVVNITPPGHDASSRSPTTTASVSATAAPRTVRVAMQVPVVMTSLGQKISTVAVQSVNAGAPLITSSSPTTAASPKVVIQTIPTVMPASTENADKITMQPAKIITIPATQLAQCQLQTKSNLPGSGSINIVGTPLAVRALTPVSIAHGAPVMRLAVPPQQASGQTPPRVISAVIKGPEIKSEAVAKKQEHDVKTLQLVQEEKPADGNKTVTHVVVVSAPSALALPVTMKTEGLVTCEK
- the ELF2 gene encoding ETS-related transcription factor Elf-2 isoform X6, encoding MMQDVAEEQEVETENVETVEASVHSSNAHCTDKTIEAAEALLHMESPTCLRDSRSPVEVFVPPCVSTPEFIHAAMRPDVITETVVEVSTEESEPMDTSPLPTSPDSHEPMKKKKAQRASQIIRSSAIVGRKPKTQQSPISNGSPELGIKKKPREGKGNTTYLWEFLLDLLQDKNTCPRYIKWTQREKGIFKLVDSKAVSKLWGKHKNKPDMNYETMGRALRYYYQRGILAKVEGQRLVYQFKDMPKNIVVIDDDKSETCNEDLAAAADEKSLERVSLSAESLLKAAASVRGGKNSSPLNCSKAEKGVARVVNITPPGHDASSRSPTTTASVSATAAPRTVRVAMQVPVVMTSLGQKISTVAVQSVNAGAPLITSSSPTTAASPKVVIQTIPTVMPASTENADKITMQPAKIITIPATQLAQCQLQTKSNLPGSGSINIVGTPLAVRALTPVSIAHGAPVMRLAVPPQQASGQTPPRVISAVIKGPEIKSEAVAKKQEHDVKTLQLVQEEKPADGNKTVTHVVVVSAPSALALPVTMKTEGLVTCEK
- the ELF2 gene encoding ETS-related transcription factor Elf-2 isoform X1 yields the protein MTSAVVDSGGSVLELSSSGVENQEESGKVSEYPAVIVEPVPSARLEQGYAAQVLVYDDETYMMQDVAEEQEVETENVETVEASVHSSNAHCTDKTIEAAEALLHMESPTCLRDSRSPVEVFVPPCVSTPEFIHAAMRPDVITETVVEVSTEESEPMDTSPLPTSPDSHEPMKKKKAQRASQIIRSSAIVGRKPKTQQSPISNGSPELGIKKKPREGKGNTTYLWEFLLDLLQDKNTCPRYIKWTQREKGIFKLVDSKAVSKLWGKHKNKPDMNYETMGRALRYYYQRGILAKVEGQRLVYQFKDMPKNIVVIDDDKSETCNEDLAAAADEKSLERVSLSAESLLKAAASVRGGKNSSPLNCSKAEKGVARVVNITPPGHDASSRSPTTTASVSATAAPRTVRVAMQVPVVMTSLGQKISTVAVQSVNAGAPLITSSSPTTAASPKVVIQTIPTVMPASTENADKITMQPAKIITIPATQLAQCQLQTKSNLPGSGSINIVGTPLAVRALTPVSIAHGAPVMRLAVPPQQASGQTPPRVISAVIKGPEIKSEAVAKKQEHDVKTLQLVQEEKPADGNKTVTHVVVVSAPSALALPVTMKTEGLVTCEK
- the ELF2 gene encoding ETS-related transcription factor Elf-2 isoform X3, producing MTSAVVDSGGSVLELSSSGVENQEESGKVSEYPAVIVEPVPSARLEQGYAAQVLVYDDETYMMQDVAEEQEVETENVETVEASVHSSNAHCTDKTIEAAEALLHMESPTCLRDSRSPVEVFVPPCVSTPEFIHAAMRPDVITETVVEVSTEESEPMDTSPLPTSPDSHEPMKKKKVGRKPKTQQSPISNGSPELGIKKKPREGKGNTTYLWEFLLDLLQDKNTCPRYIKWTQREKGIFKLVDSKAVSKLWGKHKNKPDMNYETMGRALRYYYQRGILAKVEGQRLVYQFKDMPKNIVVIDDDKSETCNEDLAAAADEKSLERVSLSAESLLKAAASVRGGKNSSPLNCSKAEKGVARVVNITPPGHDASSRSPTTTASVSATAAPRTVRVAMQVPVVMTSLGQKISTVAVQSVNAGAPLITSSSPTTAASPKVVIQTIPTVMPASTENADKITMQPAKIITIPATQLAQCQLQTKSNLPGSGSINIVGTPLAVRALTPVSIAHGAPVMRLAVPPQQASGQTPPRVISAVIKGPEIKSEAVAKKQEHDVKTLQLVQEEKPADGNKTVTHVVVVSAPSALALPVTMKTEGLVTCEK